The Juglans regia cultivar Chandler chromosome 10, Walnut 2.0, whole genome shotgun sequence genome includes the window AGATGTGCGTGGACTTCACTAACCTGAATAAGGCCTGCTCGAAGGACAGCTTCTCGCTTTCTCGTATTGACCTGATCATTGACTCAACGACAGGTCATCGCATGTTAAGTTTCATGGACGCTTACTCCGGGTACAACCAAATCCGCATAAACCCAGACCACGAGGAGAAGATGTCATTCATCACCGACCAGGGGCTATACTACTACTCAGCCATGCCGTTCGGGTTGAAGAATGCAAGGGCTACCTACCAACAGTTGGTCAATCGCATGTTTAAAATgcttgattttaatattattaaatatgacTAGGAAAGAAGAGGTGGGCACCGCCGCCAATTCTCTACGATGGAGGAGTTTAACCTCTGTTTACAAAATTGTAGTTTGTTGGATATGTGTTTTAAAGACCCAAGGATGACTTGGTGATTTGGCCTAATGGTTTTGGATCTGGCTTCTTTAGAGTGTGTTGGGACTTTCTTAAGGTTGATTTATTGGAAGCCATTTCTAATTTCTTCCACACGAAGTCTTTCCCCAGGTTCTATACGGCTTCTTACATTGTTTTAATTCCTAAGGTTGAAAAGCCtattggtttgataaatttaggcctatGAGTCTATGCTCgattatttataaaatctgctccaagattattgtgGCATGCTTGACTAATCTTCTTGCTAAAATGATCTCTCAGGAGCAAGGGGTGTTTATCCCTGGccgtagtatttttgaaaatattagcttAACTCAAGAGATGGTCCATTCTCTCCACAAAAAATCCAATGGGGTTAATGTCGTGATTAAACTTGATATGTCCAAGACATATGACAGGGTTGATTGGTGTAATACTTCATGTCTTGGATGCTTTTGGGTTCTCTCCTCAAGTCTATGGTCAGATTAATGCATGTATTTCCTCACCTTGGTATTCCATTATGATGAATGGCACTCCTGAGGGATTCTTCAAAGGTAAATGTTGTCTTCGGCAAGGTGATCCTCTTtcaccttatttgtttatcattatGCAAGAGATGCTTTCTCGTCTACTCAAACATTACTTTAATCAAGGCAAAATTGATCAGTATACCCAAGCTAAAGGTACTCCACTTGTTACCCATCTCATGTatattgatgatattgttatatttGCTAATGGTGGTAAAAGATCTGTGCGTGGGTTGAATCAGGCTTTGAAGGTTTATGAGGATTGGTCAGGTCAAGTCATTAGTAAAGATAAAAGTGCTATATAATTTTCCAAACTTATTTCGGTTTACAGGAAGAGTTCGATCCTTCACATTACTAGCTTTCACGATGGATCTTTTCCCTTCAAGAATTTGGGTGTTTCTATTGTGACTAGTAGATTAAGAGCCTTTTATTTAGGGGAGTTACATgggaaagttaaaaagaaaattgcaagcTAGAAGATGAAACTGCTTTCGGTAGGTGGTAGAACTATTCTTTTGAGGCTTGTTTTGTCAAGCATGGCCACtcatcttcttgttgttttacaTGTCCCTAAAGTGGTTCTTATGGCGTTAAATAGGCTTTTGAGCTCGTTCTTTTGGGGTAATTTAGAGGGTAAATGTAAGAGgaaatgggtggcttggaaaaatatttgtaaacacATTGAAGTAGGTGGGGGTGGGTATTCGAGATTTTGGGGATATCCAAATGGCTCTTAATATGAAGCTTACCTAGAGAATGATTTCAGGGCATTCTTTGTGGGTAGATTTCTTTAGAGGCAAGTATGCTAGAGGTAATCATTTATCCCTTGTGGACCCATCTAAGGGTACtcagttttggaaggctattGTTATAGTATGCCGGACGCCTTAAATAATTCAAAGTGGTTAGTGAGAGATGGAAACATATCTTTCTAGTCTGATAATTAGGATGAGAGTGGTCCTCTTCAAGACCAGTGCCCGTTGACTGAGAAGTCTTTGTTGAAGATAAAAGAATGTCGCATTGAGAATGGTTGGGACATTCCATTCTTGGAAAGGCTTGTGGGTGTCCAAAAAGCTAATGACTTGGTTCATTTCTTAGCTAGGCACAAAGAGGGGCAAGATGTTCTTATTTGGAAGAGTGAAAATTATGGTAATTTTAATACTAAAAATGCTTGGCACTATATCAGGGTTCGGGCACCTTCTTTACCTTGGGCCCAATGGATTTGGCATGCTAACCTCCCTAAGAAAATCTCTATTACAATGTGGAAAGCTATCAATAATTGCTTGAGCGTGGATGAGAAGATTAAAATGGTTAGCATTCCTTTGGTCTTTAAATGTAATTATTACCCTGTGGGTCATCTTGAAGATTTTAATCATATTCTTTGTACAGGTAATTTTGCTAGACAAATATGGCATTTGGTGCCAATTCAACTAGGTGTGCATATGGGTCTTTTCCGCACATGGCAGGAGCAAGCTAATTTCTAGTTTCGTCGTGCTAGGCACTTCTCTCATATTTGGACTGTCTTTGGTCTCCTCCCATCTATTGTTTCTTGGAAGCTATGGGATTGACGTTGCAAAGCCCGATATGTGGGTAAGGCTGATACTGTTGAGTTGATTTggcatattattaaattttggatCCGTCGTGTTATGCAAGTGTCTATGAAATCTTTGAGGCTCCCAAAGCAGGATGTTGCTATTTTAAAGAGGTTGGATATTTGGATTTTAACTCCTAAAGCAAAGAAGGTTACCCTAGTGAAGTGGATTCGGCCTTAGCAGGATTGGGTGAAGCTGAACATTAATGGCAGTAGTTTGGGTAATCGAAGTCCGGCTGGTGCCGGAGGTGTCATTCAGGATCATAGTGGTAAGGTGCTTGGGGCTTACTCTATTTTCTTAGGCCAAGGCTCTCATAATTTTGTCAAAATGAGAAGTTTATTGGAAGGAGTTAACAGGTGTTGTCGGCTTGGTTTTTATCGGATTCATATTGAGACAGACTCTCAACTTCTAATCAACTGGGTTACAACAGgtatttgtaatatttggtatcttgaaaatttttaagattagaTCCAAGCTTACCTTCTTTGCATGGactataaaattactcatatatacTGCGAAGGTAATGTAGtggctgattttcttgctaagTAGGGTGCTGGGGGATTAAATAAGGACTGGAGTGATGATAGGGATACTTCACCTAGTTAATTAAAAGGTCTTTTTCGCATGAACAGAATTGGTTTTCCCTATTTGCGGTTATCAAAGTGAGGTACTGGATCTTTGCatctcacttctttttttttttttcttatatgtgtGATTTGTTCCTCTTCTTGTAGGTTGATTCTTAGGGTtgttctttctattttatttataattttttggttttcttaatttgtggtttgggtcttttgatttttgatacCTAGGTTTTGGGTCTTTATGCTTATTTGTAACCTCAGGTGTCtgattgtaaccacggttttcttcTGTCAAAAGTAAggactatcaataaaattggggttcCGTCCtcttcttaaataaataaataaataaaataaaataaaactttggtCTTGGTTGAGGTATTGGAatctcttttttagtttttgcaaGTCTCCCATGATATATCTCTTTAAAAACGTGTTCAAgtcttttcttcatcttatGCAATGATGGCAGGTGGCCATGGAGGAGCAAGTGGAATCCTACTCATTGGGTTTCTGATTGaggtttttcttttccattattGTTCACGCCTAGTAATGCAAAAGATGCTTTGcatgtattttactttttacttttttacagCCTGCTTTTCAAAGACTTGGGCATTGGGTCACTTCATCACTAGCTAGAACATCTAAAGATCAGGACTTTAGTGTATTAGCAAAGTCctatttcaatttgttaaaaacgCGACTGCCAAAACAAAAGTTCTCTATCATCTCGCACTAGGGCTGTATTCGATTGAGCCAAATCGAGACAGTCTTTAATTAGATTGTCAAGTTCAGTTCGactcaaaaaaatacaagtttaaggacgagatttttatcatatttttattcaaactcaATCTTGTACGGAAAACAAAGTCGAGCTCGATCCAAAAACGAGATATACTATAGAtcataaaagtaattataatatttaactacgtaagactatatatatgttataagcatttgatataatatatccaTTACAATTATATCTAACTAGTAATTATAATAGAATTCGATCGGCATGGATGTGTGGATGATAAAATGGTCATGATTAAAAAAGagtgatgaatattattcctcttaaatttgtatttaatcctttgtttttagttttaattttgtaatgagCGTAACATGTAAAGTACTTAACATTCCCACGTTagtttacattaaaaaaaaaaaaaaatggagtgcTGCACATGATCAAGCTTGTAAATAGCTAGCAtgattattctaaaatttttttatggtttccAAAGTGAAAGTAAATAAGCTGAATATTACGTCGACATTGAGATTTTTTACTGGAACGGAATTGGTTTAAGATCGCTTCCAAAATCTattagaaaaatgtttaattgGCCTACATGACatgaattttataaactaaagcttacataaattttgaaaacaatttttgtttttttttttttttggttataaattcaaattaatttctaaacatacttttatatactaatatcttTGCAGTATTTTTCTTTCGAAAATTAAAGAGTTGTAGAAATATGACTCCTTTCTAATCGGCTCTTACCAGATTCAATCGAGTTATGTTGAATTAATGAACGGAGCAGACCATGTCGTTAATTTTGAGCGCGACATACCTGATCGACGTATTGCTTTGGGATTAGGAAAATTCCAGCAAATGGTTGTGGTATGAGATTcagagaatatatttttaataaataattgtaaatcATGTAGTTCAGATCTATAATAAGATTATACAACTCTTTATTATTGTTGCAGATAGAtgttgatcattttttttttttaatgtttggttgTGAAAAATTATTGTGTCTATGATTgctatatttattattacaGGAATTTTATTATAGATAGAAGTTAAGTGTTTTTTTACAATCTTATGGTAGATAAGTGCTAcagtcataaaaaattttacaaatttaaacttataaactcatattgttttaattatatgatacgttagacgGTTAAAAACGCTTAACATTTCTGACAACACTAGAACTGATGAGGTCCTCTCCTTTTCGTTGTATCAGATGGAGACACAGGGACTTTGACTCAGTTCTCTCATGAAAGCATCAAAATCGTCCTCTACTGAGGTCATCTTAGAAGAATGGAATGGTTCTTCTTTTACCAAGCTCTTCAGAACTGCCACCATTACCGCTTCCCCTTCTCTCTCCATCCAAAGGTTTGGGATTCACTGTAGGCCTTTCAACGTACATTCGGACCATGCTCTCGACACAAGCTCTTCTTAGTGCTATTGGAGTTGGAGAGAAATCTGCGACTGTAATTGGTGCCACATTTCAGTGGTTTTTTAGGGACCTAACTGGAATGCTTGGAGGCATTTTATTCACATTCTACTAGGGCTCAAACCTAGATAGCAATGCCCAAATGTGGCGTTTAATCGAAGATCTTATGAATGATTTTGGAATGTTGATGGACCTGGTTTCCCCCTTGTTTCCTTCAGCTTTCGTGTTTGTAGTTTGCTTTGGGAGCCTATCACAATCATTCTGGTGTTGCCAGTGGAGCAACTAAAGCTGCTTTGACGCAGCATTTTGCCCTTTAGAGTAATGCTGGAGATATTTCTGCCAACAAAGAAAGTCCAATGAGAAGTCCAACACGCCTAACTTGTAAGTAAaacagtttattttattaaattaggtGAGGGTTATCCGGCATGTGCACTGGGCGGTTGCAtgtagcttttttcttttttgatagaTCAACGTCAAAATGATTGATgctattttgtttatatatcaTTGTTAATAGAATAAACATTAGAATAtcattgttaattaattaatacaagtCTCCCGTGATCTCTACTTTCTCTACTTTCTAAAACGCGTTATCGACTTTtcaaatctttttaattttgatattatgGACGACTATGACtattagaagaagaaattagttcataatgcaTTGCATTACGATATGAACTATGGACCACAAGTTCTGTCCACATCCCATTCCATCCTCTAATGGACGAACGTGCAGTGAACTATCGGCCGTCGGTTAGTGATTAGTCTAAACTCGTGCGCTGACCTTTGGACGTCCGTCCAACATTTGTTCTACTCTCCTTTTACCGTATCCCTCCAACGTTTCTTTCgagaattttttaatttcacgTGAAAGGTGTTACTGTTAGAAAGATATAaactctaataaaaaaaatttataatattaaataatattttcttaatcattaagtaaaaaaaataaaaaaaacaatcagaAAAATCAACCGGAGCCCAAATCGGACTCCCTAACATTTTTCATTCTAAAATAGCCCTCtgcgtttttatttttatttttttatgtcatttatttatgaataacaCGGTAATATTGAAGAACACGGTCATAGTTATATACTATCTCTATACCGAGTTGATGAACACATTTCAATCACAATATCAGAGTTTAATCTTCTATCTCTATACTCAAGTCACTAAATTGAAACTTAATATGATCATTTGCGTACCTGAAATATTTAAGGTTGTCAATGTTAAAATAGGAACAGAAATTCGAAATGAACAAGCAATGTagagaaaaatctcattctcattcattAGTATACTGATACAAAAACTACTGCTTTATATACATTAcaaaagcataaaagaaagTGTTCTAAAAATTAACTTGTAATCTTCTATTGAGTTAGAAGTAATGATCTGCAGCTTTATGGACAGTATGGCTTAGACAGTGCTTTATGGCAGGAAAGAGATATGGCAAGAAAGAGATAAACTAAAAGCAGTTAGCTCAaactcttaaaaggaaaaggCTTCAAAAGACAAGTTGAACTTAATCATCCCAAAGAAATAGACCTCTATATAAGAAGGAGAACCCTACAAATCTAACGGACTCTATACAAGCTCTCTACATTCAAACTCACAACACATAGTGACTCTACCAGACCTGTCTTAAGGGATGCATCGTCTTCAACCTCCTGAAACCTTAaatttctccattgtattgagcgatatgtgaggccatgagagattgtaaaatcatcaacgCAGGTGTTAAAAATCTTTGAGGTGTTCTTCCATGTCCAAATCTACAAACGTTATACCTTGAAGGAGAACAGGCTAAAAGGATTGCTCCCCTGGCCTGACCTTGAGAACAACTATCTACAATGATCATTCTCGATTCTTGATTCTTGATGTAGTTCTACCATCTATTTGGGGTTTATATCTTTCTAACACCTTTcacatgaaatttaaaaattctcaaGACAATTCTTCCCAAACCTAATCTACATGAGAATAATAGCATGCAAAGACCTCTCTCTCCCAATTCCATCACCATCGATTTGACTACACATTCTCAATTTTTCCAACAATGCTCTCTCAGGTCATATTTCATCATTGTTGGAGAACTTGACAGAAATATAATCATTGGACTTTTCATAAAACAACTTGTTTGGAGAAATACCCCACAACTAACCCAAATTACTTTCCTAACAACTTGTTCAATTATCTTCTCACAGGTCCCACACTGCATGGAAATCAATTTGAGGCAGTTTCCAAACAATTCATTTGATGGTAATCTAGGTGTTATGGACAAAATTGATTGGATCCTACCTATTGAAAGTCCATCACTAATaataagggaagagataaagtcaaAGGATAAGGCAGGAAATAAATATGGCAAGGAAGagataaacaaaaaatagttaACTCAaactcttaaaaggaaaagacttCTAAAGGAAAGCTGGACTCAATCACCCCAAGGAAATAGACCTCTATATAAGAAGGAGGTCCCCACAAATGTGACAAACTCTACACAAGCTCTCTACGTACAAACTCCCCACACAGAATGACTCAACCAGATCTCTCTTAATTAGGGAGGCATCGTCTTCAACATCCAGAAATCTTAaatttctccattgtattgagcAATATGTGAGGTCAAgaaagattgtaaaatcatctatcACAGTGGATTTTACCTCCAAACAACCCATGGACGTAGGCATTTATGTCAAATCACATAAATCTAtgtttctctctttatttatttttatttagttatatttatatttattttttgaatgaacGTGAAGAATATTCTATCGAAGCCTTAATCACCATCATGAGCCATGAATTCCTTACTTCCTTGTAACCTGTTATGCGAATTTAGGCATTAATGATTTGTGTAAGGCCATGCATTGTCAATACCATGCGGATCGGAGCTTCACTGCCTGAATAGGACTTGTTAATGGATAAAGGGTGACGGCAAAGCATGAttggtttaattaatttgtaaagaCCTTAGGAAAGAATTAAGTAGATACAATTAACTCGAGAATGGATAATTACATATGGTACTATATTTACCTCCATGTCAGCCCAAACATTAAAAAtggttttcaaaatctaaagATTGTActtttaaaaacacaaaagaaataaaaaaatgaataaaaaataaatcttttaaaaacttgaaaaaatctaaaaattaggtaaaaaaaagttaaaatactaaagattaaaaaaaaactaaagattaTTAGAAGGAAAACTCTATCCGCAGTCGACTTTGCGGACCCTTTTGCGCACGAATCTACCTGGCCACTGAGAAAATGAAACGGGACGTTTTGGCGTGCAGCGTGGGGCATTGGACTTTGGAGACGAGCGGGAGACGAAACAAAATGAAGGGTCTTTTCATTTTCGAAGCTATGTCCTAGCTCTGTTCATTTGTAGAAAAATGGTGGAAAGTGCAATCAAGTTCTCAGTATCCTATCTGATTGCAAAACTTCGAAACTAAGCAAAATCTGATACTGAGTTAGTGAGTTAaggaaataatgaataaaaccaTCAATTAGCAATGAAACCAACGAAAGTTCTTGAGATTGACAACGAAACCAAAAAAAGTTCTTGAGATTGACAAACAGATCCCCAccataataaattagaaaattcaCCTTACACCTATCTATCTTCATAAAACCGTCAGAGAATTCACATTCTTCCTCtgtttggtatttttatttttatttttctttctttcttccagCTATACTGTAATAGCTTGTAgagattgtttcaaaaaaaaaaaaaaaaacttgtagaGAGTCCTATGCTGGGCGAGGACTTGGGTACCAGGGTGTTAGGGAGCTCCGACGATATGGTTGTGGCCATGGCAGAGGCCGTGACAGCTCACGAAGGTGCCGAGACTAGCAGCGTTAAATCAAACTCCAGTGAAGAAAATAAGGGCCGGTGACTGAAGTAATTATGGTGGAAACTAGTGGCCACGACAGGAAACTTTGGCACTCTCGAAGATACGGTCGGACATAGATGTGAGCTTCAGAATGCAAGTGTTAAGGGTTCTTTGTGGGAAGAGATTTCCGGGTCACgccttcttcatttttttttatttttaaaaatagattggCATCTGCCACATCAGCTTCGTCTACAGTTTCGTGCACAAAATAGATTGTACGTAACAGAACTGGCTTAGACTGTACGTGAACTTGTGACCGTGCATGGCCTGcaaagagattatattttgaatttaacataaaccaacattatatatatacgtcATGTGTGTGGctagctaaaacatttctcaattaatatattatgatattttgtcATAGATCGACATCAAAATTATtgatactattttatttatatatatatatatagcttagaaGAAACGTTGAAATAtcattgttaattaattaatgcaagTCCCACATGGTCTCACTGTATAAAACGCGTTATCAACTTTAATTCAAGTCTTCTCCTCTTCTTATCCTCTATCTACGATTCTACTTATCcactatttattatctttatcgtagtagtttttttttttttttttggaaaggaaaataagCATCCTAATTTTGACATTATGACGACAATGACTATCAAAAGAAAGTTGGTATggcacttttttatttttgactttTGGCCACAATGCATTTCATTacgagataaaaattaaaaagcgaCTTATGCGGTGATCATCTTGTAAGAAGATGCCTTTTCCATCCACCGGCATTAAATtgctgaggaaaaaaaaaatgacgacCAATGAggatcaattaaaaaaaataaagataataattaaattaaaaattaaaatgaacgACGGATATCATTTGtaagtttcctttcttttccacaAGAAATTAATTATGAAGTTTCCTATCCACTCCACTTGCATCATTGCTTGAGCAGTGCTTACTCTATAAAGAGCCCGAGCAATtcgcttcttcttctctcactaTCTCATCAACACTCTAAAACATTATTAGTCCGAAACCATGGCTACATGTTTGCGCTTTCTCTTCTCTGACCTCTTAGTGTTGTTCCTTCTTTCACTCACGGCCTCTTTATCTTCTCCACAGCCACTTTGTCATCAAGATGAGAGCTTAGCTCTTATGCAATTCAAGGATAGTTTTATCATACACAATGATACTTTTTCATCTTGCTTTCCCAAGGCAGCATCATGGAGTGTAGAAGCAGAGCATGGTAGATCAGATTGTTGCTCATCATGGGATGGGGTTGAGTGCGACCCCCACACAGCTCATGTTATTGGCCTTGACCTTAGTGACAGTTGTCTCTACGGTTCTATTAACTCCAACAGCAGCCTCTTCCGCCTTTCTCATCTTCGAAGCCTTAATCTTGCTTTCAATGACTTCAATTACTCTAAAATCCCATCTACAATTGGCAATCTTTCATGGCTAACATCTCTTAATCTCAGCTATTCTCATGTTTCAGGAGAAGTCCCCTACGAAATTTCATACCTCTCCAAGTTGTCAGCTCTGGATCTTTCTCACAACAATCATAATTTACATATTGGAAGTCTAACAAGGTTAGTCCAAAACCTAACCCGCCTCAAAGAGATTCTTCTTAGTGAAGTCAACATATCGTCCATAGTACCTGAGAGCTTTGCAAATTTGTCTTCTTTGAGGACTCTAAAGCTAGTTGATTGTGGATTGTATGGGGAGTTCCCAATTCGAATTTTTCAGCTACCACAACTACAAGACCTTAGGATATCAAACAATGAAGATCTCACTGGTCAGTTACCCGAATTTCATTCCAACACTGTCCTTCAAGCTTTATCGCTTTATAACACAAATTTCTCTGCTAAACTACCAGCTTCAATCGGAAACCTTAATTCCTTAGAAATCTTAAATATTGCTCATTGCAATTTCTCTGGATCGATCCCAAACTCCCTTTGGAACCTCACCCAACTCACTTATCTGGACCTCTCAAGAAACTCATTCGACGATTTGTCATGCCTCACCAAAGCCAGTTCTAATCACACTTTTCCACgtttacaatttttacaattgTCTTCTCTCAACTTAACAAAGTTCCCAAATTTCctacaaaaccaaaacaaacttgAGGGGCTCCATCTATCAGAAAGCAATATTCAAGGTATAATACCCAAATGGATGTTTAATGCAAGTAAAGAAAGCCTTCAAGATTTAGTTCTTACTAACAACTTTCTCACGggttttgaaaattctcaagaTGTCCTTCGCATGCCAAATCTAATAACACTAGCCCTTGACAATAACAGGCTACAAGGATCATTCTCGATTCCTCTAGACATTGCACCatctattcaatttttatatctttCTAACAACTTTTTCACTGGCTTTGAAAATTCTCGAGATGTTCTTCCCTTGCCTAATCTACAAATGTTGGACCTCCAAAATAACAGGCTGCAAGGATCTCTACCGATTCCACCACCATCTATCAATACTTATCTAGTCAGGAATAATTCATTTACAGGTGAAGTCTCACCATTGTTTTGCAATCTAAGTTCACTTTCTGTGCTTGATTTGTCGTTTAACAATTTGAGCGGCCAGTTGCATCCATGTTTTTGCAACTTAAGCCAAACTTTGAAAGCACTCGGACTACAAAGCAATAACATCAGTGGAACCATCCCAGATGCATGGGCAAAAGGCTGTAGCTTAAGGCAGATCGACTTGAGTCACAACCAATTCCAAGGTTTGCTCCCAAGATCATTGGCCAATTGTAAGGAGTTAGGGCATCTTGATGTTGGTTACAATAAGATCCATGATACCTTTCCCTCATGGTTAGAAACTCTAACCGAGCTGAAGGTTTTCATTCTTCGCTCTAATGGATTTTACGGTGCAATCAGAGATATCCAAATCAATTGTACATTCTCCAACTTGCATATCATCGATCTCTCCGACAACAATTTTTCTGGAGATTTGCCTGGAGAATGCTTCCAACGGTGGAACGCTATGAAATTGTTTGGTGCAAATGAGTCACAATACATGGACTATGACATCCGTTTCTCATTTACGCTACCACTAACACTAACGAAAGGTATAAAGTTGGAGTATGAGAGGATCCAACATGAACTCAAAGTCATTGATTTATCATGCAacagatttgaaggagaaattcCAGAAGTAGTGGGAAATCTAAAAGGACTACACATTCTCAATTTCTCCGACAATGCTCTCTCCGGTCATATCCCATCATCGTTGGCAAACTTGACAGATTTAGAAATATTGGATCTTTCTCAAAATAAGTTGTTTGGAGAAATACCCCCACAGCTCTCCCAACTCACCTTCCTAGCATTTTTTGAAGTGTTCAACAATTGCCTCACAGGTCCCATACCACTTGGAAATCAATTTGAGACGTTTCCAAATAGTTCATTCGATGGTAACCCAGGATTGTGTGGAAGGCCATTGTCAAAAGCATGTGGAGATTCACTACCTATACCTGATCCAACGTTTGAAGAAAATCAAGATTCAGTGTCTTCATTTGAATTTGGGTGGAAAGTAGTAGTGATCGGGTTCGGGTGTGGATTTGTAATAGGAATTGTTATTGGACAATGGGTGATCGCAAGGAAGCAAGATTGGTTTGTAAATGCCTTTAGAATTAAGAAGTAGCAACAACCTCGTGAATGAATAAGTAATCATGTatttaatatctatatatatatgtgtgtgtgtgtgtgtgtgtgtatgctaGCTTGTAGGATTGTAATTGTATACGCCCATCAGATGGGCATGGTGGCCAAATAGAATAACttgatgttaattgttataaAAATCATCGAAATACAGTTCTAGATGTGATagttttgtgtgtgtgtgtgagag containing:
- the LOC108984638 gene encoding receptor-like protein 7 isoform X1 — its product is MATCLRFLFSDLLVLFLLSLTASLSSPQPLCHQDESLALMQFKDSFIIHNDTFSSCFPKAASWSVEAEHGRSDCCSSWDGVECDPHTAHVIGLDLSDSCLYGSINSNSSLFRLSHLRSLNLAFNDFNYSKIPSTIGNLSWLTSLNLSYSHVSGEVPYEISYLSKLSALDLSHNNHNLHIGSLTRLVQNLTRLKEILLSEVNISSIVPESFANLSSLRTLKLVDCGLYGEFPIRIFQLPQLQDLRISNNEDLTGQLPEFHSNTVLQALSLYNTNFSAKLPASIGNLNSLEILNIAHCNFSGSIPNSLWNLTQLTYLDLSRNSFDDLSCLTKASSNHTFPRLQFLQLSSLNLTKFPNFLQNQNKLEGLHLSESNIQGIIPKWMFNASKESLQDLVLTNNFLTGFENSQDVLRMPNLITLALDNNRLQGSFSIPLDIAPSIQFLYLSNNFFTGFENSRDVLPLPNLQMLDLQNNRLQGSLPIPPPSINTYLVRNNSFTGEVSPLFCNLSSLSVLDLSFNNLSGQLHPCFCNLSQTLKALGLQSNNISGTIPDAWAKGCSLRQIDLSHNQFQGLLPRSLANCKELGHLDVGYNKIHDTFPSWLETLTELKVFILRSNGFYGAIRDIQINCTFSNLHIIDLSDNNFSGDLPGECFQRWNAMKLFGANESQYMDYDIRFSFTLPLTLTKGIKLEYERIQHELKVIDLSCNRFEGEIPEVVGNLKGLHILNFSDNALSGHIPSSLANLTDLEILDLSQNKLFGEIPPQLSQLTFLAFFEVFNNCLTGPIPLGNQFETFPNSSFDGNPGLCGRPLSKACGDSLPIPDPTFEENQDSVSSFEFGWKVVVIGFGCGFVIGIVIGQWVIARKQDWFVNAFRIKK
- the LOC108984638 gene encoding receptor-like protein 6 isoform X2, with product MATCLRFLFSDLLVLFLLSLTASLSSPQPLCHQDESLALMQFKDSFIIHNDTFSSCFPKAASWSVEAEHGRSDCCSSWDGVECDPHTAHVIGLDLSDSCLYGSINSNSSLFRLSHLRSLNLAFNDFNYSKIPSTIGNLSWLTSLNLSYSHVSGEVPYEISYLSKLSALDLSHNNHNLHIGSLTRLQGSLPIPPPSINTYLVRNNSFTGEVSPLFCNLSSLSVLDLSFNNLSGQLHPCFCNLSQTLKALGLQSNNISGTIPDAWAKGCSLRQIDLSHNQFQGLLPRSLANCKELGHLDVGYNKIHDTFPSWLETLTELKVFILRSNGFYGAIRDIQINCTFSNLHIIDLSDNNFSGDLPGECFQRWNAMKLFGANESQYMDYDIRFSFTLPLTLTKGIKLEYERIQHELKVIDLSCNRFEGEIPEVVGNLKGLHILNFSDNALSGHIPSSLANLTDLEILDLSQNKLFGEIPPQLSQLTFLAFFEVFNNCLTGPIPLGNQFETFPNSSFDGNPGLCGRPLSKACGDSLPIPDPTFEENQDSVSSFEFGWKVVVIGFGCGFVIGIVIGQWVIARKQDWFVNAFRIKK